Genomic window (Streptomyces sp. NBC_00078):
CCTGCTGGGCCGCAACGGCGCCGGCAAGTCGACGGCGATCTCGCTGCTGCTCGGCCTGAACGAACCCGACGAGGGCACGGTGCGCCTTTTCGGCGCCGCCCCGGAGCGGTCGGTGCGCGCCGGGCGGGTCGGCGCGATGCTGCAGGAGGGGCGCGCGGTGCCCAGGGTGACCGTGCAGGAGCTGGTCACCTTCGTGGCCCGCCGCTACCCGGCCCCGATGCCCGTCGCGCGGGCGCTGCGGCTGGCCGGGATCGCCGAGCTGGCGGGGCGGCGCGTGGACCGGCTGTCCGGCGGTCAGACGCAGCGTGTACGGTTCGCCGTCGCGCTCGCCGGGAACCCGTCGGTGATCGTCCTGGACGAGCCCACCGCGGCCCTGGACGTGGAGGCGCGGCAGGCCTTCTGGACCTCGATGCGGTCCTACGCCCGTCTCGGCCACACCGTTCTGTTCTCCACGCACCACCTGGAGGAGGCGGACGCCCACGCCGACCGGATCGTCGTCATCGACAGGGGCCGGATCGTCGCGGACGGCACCGGTGAGCAGCTCAAGCGGTCGGTGGGCGGCGGCCTGGTCGCCTTCGACCTCGCGGGACGCTCCACCGAGGGCCTGGAGCTGCTGCCCGGCGTACGGTCGGTGGAGGTGCGCGGGGACCGGGCCCGACTGCGCAGCGACGACCCGGACGCGACGGTGGTCGCGCTGGCGAAGCGGCATGCGATACGCGGCCTGGAGGTCGCCCCGGCGTCGCTCGACGACGCGTTCCTGGCCCTCACCGCACGAGTCGAGGAGGCTGCGTGATGCTGGACTATCTGCGGCTCGAGGTGCGCCGGACCCTGCGCGACGCCGGTTTCGTCGTCGGCGGGATCGCGATGCCGGTGCTGATGTATCTGCTGTTCACCAATCTCGGCGCGGACGACGGCAGCTGGAAGACCGGCGCGATGGTCGGCATGGCCGGGTACGGCGCGGTCGGCTCGGCTCTGAACACCGGTGGCGGGGTCGCCGAGGACCGGGCGATCGGCTGGCTGCGGCAGCTGCGGGTGACACCGATGACACCGCGCCAGGTCGTCGTGGGCCGGACCCTGACCGGCTCGGTGACGGTACTGCCGGCCATCCTCGCGGTCCTCGCGGCGGGCGGCCTGGTCAACGGCGTACGCCTGGATGTCTGGCAGTGGGCGGCGATCGCCGCGCTGCTGTGGCTGGGCTCGGTGCCCTTCACCCTGCTGGGCCTGGGCAACGGCTACCGGCTGACCGGGCAGACCACGGGCGTGGCGAACATGGCGTGCAACCTGGGTCTGGCGGTGCTGGGCGGCCTGTGGTTCCCGGTCACCCTCTTCCCTGGCTGGCTGAGCACCCTGTCCGCGTACACCCCGACGTACCGCTTCGCCGAGCTGGGCACCTCGGTCGCCGACGGGCACGCCCCGGCGCTCGGCGCGGTCGCGGTCCTCACCCTCTGGCTGCTGGCGTTCGGTTCGTACGCTGTGCTGTCGTACCGACGGTCCGGCCGGACCGTCTGAACGGGGAGCGAGAACATGTTCTGGATGCGAGGGATCACCTGTCAGGTGGGCGGGTGGCGGGCGGCCCGGGCGCAGTGGCGCGCGGACATGGAGCGGTTCAAGGCCGCACAGAAGGAGGCACGCAGGACCGGCGGGAAGATGCCGGAGAACCCGGGTCCTCCGCCGACCGGCTTCGCGCTGCTGCCGTGGCTGCTGATGGGGATGGGCGCCTTCTCCAACCTCTTCCAGGGCAAGACGGCCAGCCCCTGGATCGGCGGCGTGGGCCTGCTCGCCTTCAACTCCCTCTACATCTATGTGACGTTCCGCGCCTTCGTGAAGGAGACGCGCGAGGCGGCCGCGACCCGGGGGGCGCTCGCCGCGATGGCCGTGATCACCTGCGCACTGGCCATCGGGTACGGCGGCAGCTGGCTGTACTTCTTCCCGCTGCTGGGCCTGGCCACCGGAGCGGTCGTGCGAGGCCCGTGGCTGGGCAAGGCCGGCCTCGGCCTGACGGCGCTCGCGGCGGCGGTCTCCGTGTTCCGGGCGGGCTGGGACGCGGTGAACGTCGCGTACGGCACCTTCCTTTCGACGATGGTGACCGCGGCGATCCTGTCTCTCTCCGAGGCCGTACGGGAACTGCGCGCGGCCCGTGAGGAACTGGCCCGGCGGGCGGTCGAGGAGGAGCGGCTGCGCTTCTCCCGCGATCTGCACGACCTGCTCGGGCACACCATGTCGGTGATCGTGGTGAAGTCGGAGGCGGCCCGGCGGCTGGCCTCGCGGAACCTGGACGCCGCGCTCATCCAGATCTCCGACATCGAGTCGGTCGGCCGCCAGGCGCTCACGGAGATCCGCGAGGCCGTGACCGGCTACCGCGAGGGCAGCCTCGCCACCGAACTGGACCGGGCCCGCTCGGCCCTGTCCGCGGCGGCCGTCGAACCGGTGGTGGTCCGCTCGGGCACGCCGCTGGCTCCGCAGACCGAGGCGCTGCTGGGCTGGGTGGTGCGGGAGGCGGTCACCAACATCGTGCGGCACGCCTGCGCCACACGCTGCGAGATCACCGTGGACAGCACCCCCGAGCACGTCCGCCTCACGATCGCCGACAACGGGTCGGGCGAGCCGGTCCCCTCGTCGACGCCGCCCCTGCCGGGCATCGGCGGCACCGGCCTGAAGGGGCTGACCGAGCGCCTCGCGGCGGCCGGCGGCTCCCTGCGGGCCGGCCCGTCACCGCGAGGCGGTTTCACGGTGGCCGCCGAACTCCCCGTGGAGCCGGGCGGCCTGGCGGACACCGCTCTGCTTACGGTGCCCAGGGCTGGCTGACCACCCAGCTCACGTCGTCCGCCCAGGACGTGGCACTGTCCCAGGTGTTGGAGCCGCCGTTGCTCGCTACGTAGACGTTGAAGTCGTAGTGGCGGATGAACTTGGCCGGGAAGTTGTACGACGCGAACGAGGTGCCCGTGCCGCTCTTTCCGGCCGCCGGGCAGAAGGTCGCGTCGGATCTGAACTGCGCGGTGCCGTCCATGGGTTGCCGCAGGAGCTGGTAGTTGTAGTGCCGCAGGAAGTCACCGGGGTAGTTGCGTGACTCGAAGGAGACACAGGAGCTGCGGGCCAGGCCCCGGCGGACGATCCAGGTGGCGTCGCTCTTGTCGAGCGCCGAACTGCTCGACGTGATGGGCTAGACGACTCCCGCGTCGTTCTGGTGGCGTATGTAGTCGCTGGTGCAGCACGAGGTCGTCGCACGCAGTGAGATCTCCGAACCGGGGTTCAGCGAACCGGTGGAGCCGGTCGAGCCGCCGTAGCCCACGGAGACGATGTTGGCCTGCACGGAGTTGTCGGCGGCGTCCGTCGGGATGCCCGAGGTCATGACGCCCTCGAAGAAGGACCCGATCGAACCGTTGCTGTTGTCGCCGCCCGTGCCGAGGACGATCGCGCCCTCCTGGTGCATCGGCGAGTAGCCGCTCGTGGTGGGTTCACCGCCGGAATAGGTGGTGGTGAGGCTGCCTGATTGGGCATTGCCGTATTTCAGCGCGAAATGGTCCTGACCATTGTTTTTCAGCAAAGCGGTCACGAACGGCATCGCCCCGGTACCGGTGTTCGACGTGTTCTTGCTGTGGCCGGCGTCCGACTGGAACAAGCCGTTCTCCAGGTCTGCCTGCACCCAGGGGCCGCCGCCGTAGCAGGGCGAGAACCAGCACTCGGTGCCGAAGTTGATCGCGTCCATGTGGCCGTTGCCGGTGTCCTTGTTGTTCGTCTCGGCATTGCCGTAGTCGAAGCAGCACCTGCCGTTGACATGGGTGCCGGAGGTGACCATGTACATCCCCTCGGCCTGCCCGTTCACGGCGACGCCGGAGGTGGAGTTGTCCCGGTAGCCCATGCCGGCCGAGATCTCCAGGCCGTAGACCTGGTGGCCGCCGACGGTCACCGGCAGGGCGTCGGCGGGTGCGCCGACATCGGCCGCGCCGGCCCCGCCGGCCCCTTCGACGGTCAGGTCGTTGTGGCGCGGGGACTGGTCGTAGATCTTGGTGATGATGCAGGTGGTGCCGGAACAGAAGGAGTCCTGGGCCGCCGCGTTGGCGTAACCGCCGGCGGCCTGCAGCCCGATGTTCGCCGTGGCGCTGTCGGAGGCTCGCTGCACCTGGTACAGCGAGCCGCTGTACGAGGAGTAGAGCGCCCTGACGAGGCTGTGCGCGGCGACGCAGGGGGTGCCCGCGGCGGCGTAGATGTCACAGGGCAGCGAGTTCGCGGCCTGGGCCTGCGGGATGCCGACGGCGAGCGCGAGGACGGTGACGAGCGCCGAGAGCGCGGCCAGGGTCGCGGTTCTGAGTCTTGGGAACAAGGCTGACCTCTTTCACTGTCCGATATCCCGAACGGTGTTCGACTGAAATGCCGAACTTATTTCACCGATCGAAATACCGAACAATTGCGGGTGGGGAGAAGGCACAGCAATGACAAAGGTGAACTCTCAATGCAGGGGCGATTGTTGGGCCGAACTCGGCGCACCGTCAAGAGTCACGGAACGGAACCATGACAAGTCTTTAGACGAGTTTCCCTTCGGGCCCCGGGCCCGGCCCACGCCCTACCCTTGACCCGTGAACGAGATGCCCCGGGGCCACCGGCCGACGAAGTGTGTGAGGGTTCTGCTCGCCGAGGACCAGGGAATGATGCGGGGCGCGCTCGCCCTGCTGCTCGGCCTGGAGGAGGACCTGGAGGTCGTCGCCCAGGTCGGGACGGGCGACGCGATCGTGGACGCCGCGCTGGCCCACCGGCCGGACGTGGCCCTGCTGGACATCGAACTGCCGGGCATGAGCGGCCTGGACGCGGCTGCCGAGCTGCGCGAACAGGCCCCGGACTGCCGGGTGCTGATCCTCACCACCTTCGGGAGGCCCGGCTATCTGCGCCGCGCGATGGAGGCCGGGGCGGCCGGCTTCCTCGTCAAGGACGGCCCCGTAGAGGAGTTGGCCGCCGCGATCCGCCGGGTGC
Coding sequences:
- a CDS encoding ABC transporter ATP-binding protein, translating into MTNTTGTGAGAEPAVSFTGAVKTFGAVRAVDGVDLAVAPGETVALLGRNGAGKSTAISLLLGLNEPDEGTVRLFGAAPERSVRAGRVGAMLQEGRAVPRVTVQELVTFVARRYPAPMPVARALRLAGIAELAGRRVDRLSGGQTQRVRFAVALAGNPSVIVLDEPTAALDVEARQAFWTSMRSYARLGHTVLFSTHHLEEADAHADRIVVIDRGRIVADGTGEQLKRSVGGGLVAFDLAGRSTEGLELLPGVRSVEVRGDRARLRSDDPDATVVALAKRHAIRGLEVAPASLDDAFLALTARVEEAA
- a CDS encoding ABC transporter permease; this translates as MLDYLRLEVRRTLRDAGFVVGGIAMPVLMYLLFTNLGADDGSWKTGAMVGMAGYGAVGSALNTGGGVAEDRAIGWLRQLRVTPMTPRQVVVGRTLTGSVTVLPAILAVLAAGGLVNGVRLDVWQWAAIAALLWLGSVPFTLLGLGNGYRLTGQTTGVANMACNLGLAVLGGLWFPVTLFPGWLSTLSAYTPTYRFAELGTSVADGHAPALGAVAVLTLWLLAFGSYAVLSYRRSGRTV
- a CDS encoding response regulator transcription factor produces the protein MPRGHRPTKCVRVLLAEDQGMMRGALALLLGLEEDLEVVAQVGTGDAIVDAALAHRPDVALLDIELPGMSGLDAAAELREQAPDCRVLILTTFGRPGYLRRAMEAGAAGFLVKDGPVEELAAAIRRVLTGETVIDPALAAAALSAGPSPLTARECDVLKASVDGATVADIAAKLHLSESTVRNYLSSAIGKTGTRNRMEAMREARQQGWL
- a CDS encoding sensor histidine kinase, encoding MFWMRGITCQVGGWRAARAQWRADMERFKAAQKEARRTGGKMPENPGPPPTGFALLPWLLMGMGAFSNLFQGKTASPWIGGVGLLAFNSLYIYVTFRAFVKETREAAATRGALAAMAVITCALAIGYGGSWLYFFPLLGLATGAVVRGPWLGKAGLGLTALAAAVSVFRAGWDAVNVAYGTFLSTMVTAAILSLSEAVRELRAAREELARRAVEEERLRFSRDLHDLLGHTMSVIVVKSEAARRLASRNLDAALIQISDIESVGRQALTEIREAVTGYREGSLATELDRARSALSAAAVEPVVVRSGTPLAPQTEALLGWVVREAVTNIVRHACATRCEITVDSTPEHVRLTIADNGSGEPVPSSTPPLPGIGGTGLKGLTERLAAAGGSLRAGPSPRGGFTVAAELPVEPGGLADTALLTVPRAG